A single window of Myripristis murdjan chromosome 21, fMyrMur1.1, whole genome shotgun sequence DNA harbors:
- the LOC115379635 gene encoding toll-like receptor 7 isoform X1, with amino-acid sequence MLIHLRTGCVAMQVCVALLSLWFTISPASRTYPKTLPCDVSDTRNGSTVKVDCTERSLKEIPRGIPGDTTNLTLTINHISHLNSTSFQGLENLTEIDMRCNCVPVKIGPKDHICTKGVEITENTFTSLKNLRALYLDGNQLNSIPKGLPSNLILLSLEVNHIYYISKENLSEIRNVEILYLGQNCYYRNPCNVSYEIEAGAFSQFDNLTLLSVKSNNLSYIPPHLPTSLKELYLYNNKISEVTEKDFQNLTNLEILDISGNCPRCYNAPYPCIPCPHNSELKIHMAAFKMLTKLRILRMHSNSLIDVHREWFNSFKELKVLDLSSNFLANKIAVTKFPRALPKLEELDLSFNYELQRYPTTLKLSSYFNHLKSLKILRIRGFVFQQLTSQSIQPLTSLPNLEVVDLGTNFIKMTNLSILMELKSFKIINLSDNKISSPSEGQQFVGFSGEEPLRGSPLSGLEQYQGSEVKEIHYFRYDEYARSCKYKDKEVGTVNSFVKKQCSKFGKTLDISRNNIFFLHSRFLNLGDLRCLNLSGNAMSQSLNGSEFIHLTKLQYLDFSSNRLDMLYSSAFQELRNLVILDISNNNHYFESEGLTHMLNFTRNLTNLKILMMNHNKISTSTNTEMESLSLERLEFRDNRLDMLWRDGDTRYINYFKKLVNLSVLDISQNNLNFIDEPVFSGLPDKLSELYIRDNKLKSFAWGKLQILQSLQVLDLSGNSLTTVPRVLSNCTTSIKKLILHKNQIVRLSPDFLKDAYHLKYLDISFNHIQYIKKSSFPEDVTNRMDMLLLHKNRFMCTCNATWFVGWLNRTTVTIPRLATEVTCSAPGAQRGHAVISVDVLACQYNFLSIVLYTLMTSLVLSFLTLSISSHLFLWDVWYIYHFCMAKLKGYRRLSSQSAAYDAFVVYDKMDPAVSEWVMKELCVHLENHGDHRVTLCLEERDWIPGSPLIENLLQSIQQSKRTMFILTNNYIKSGSFKTAFYIAHQRLMDEKNDVIVLIFLERVPCHSKYLRLRKRLYKRSVLEWPKNPKAQPYFWFSLRNVLAIESHKQYSNLFKETL; translated from the exons ATGCTCATCCACCTG AGGACAGGCTGTGTCgccatgcaggtgtgtgtggcacTGCTGAGCCTGTGGTTCACCATATCGCCAGCTAGTAGGACGTACCCAAAAACCCTACCATGTGATGTTAGTGACACAAGAAATGGGAGTACTGTGAAAGTGGACTGCACTGAAAGAAGCCTCAAGGAAATACCGAGGGGCATCCCAGGAGACACTACCAATCTGACGCTTACCATCAACCATATTTCTCATTTAAACTCCACCTCCTTCCAAGGTCTGGAGAACCTTACTGAGATTGACATGAGGTGCAACTGTGTGCCCGTCAAAATTGGCCCCAAGGATCATATATGTACCAAGGGTGTGGAAATTACGGAAAATACCTTTACCAGCTTGAAGAATCTGCGAGCACTGTATCTGGACGGCAATCAGCTCAACAGCATACCAAAAGGCCTGCCTTCAAATCTGATCCTGCTCAGCTTGGAAGTGAAtcacatttattacatttccaAGGAAAACCTCTCTGAGATCAGAAATGTTGAGATCCTTTACCTCGGTCAAAATTGCTATTATCGTAACCCATGCAATGTATCCTATGAAATAGAGGCAGGTGCATTTTCACAGTTTGACAATTTGACATTACTATCCGTTAAGTCAAATAACTTATCCTACATACCACCCCACTTACCCACAAGTTTGAAAGAGCTGTATCTCTATAACAATAAAATTTCAGAAGTCACTGAAAAGGATTTCCAAAACCTAACCAACTTGGAAATTCTAGATATCAGTGGAAACTGTCCCCGTTGTTACAATGCCCCATATCCTTGTATCCCATGCCCACACAATTCAGAGCTTAAAATCCACATGGcagcttttaaaatgttgacaaaACTGAGGATACTACGCATGCACAGTAACTCTTTGATAGATGTACACCGTGAATGGTTTAACAGCTTCAAAGAGCTAAAGGTACTTGATCTCTCATCAAATTTTTTAGCAAACAAGATAGCAGTCACTAAGTTCCCAAGAGCTCTGCCCAAACTGGAAGAATTGGACCTTTCATTTAACTATGAGCTTCAGAGATATCCTACAACACTGAAATTGAGCTCCTACTTCAACCACCTCAAATCCCTTAAAATTCTCAGAATAAGAGGTTTTGTGTTCCAGCAACTAACCTCACAGAGCATCCAACCCTTGACCTCCCTACCAAACCTGGAGGTTGTAGACTTGGGTACaaactttattaaaatgacCAACCTCAGTATTCTGATGGAACTGAAAAGCTTCAAAATAATCAATCTGTCAGACAACAAAATATCTTCCCCCTCTGAAGGGCAACAGTTTGTTGGCTTCTCTGGTGAAGAGCCCTTGCGTGGTTCTCCGTTGTCTGGCCTTGAACAGTACCAAGGTAGTGAAGTGAAAGAAATTCATTATTTTAGATATGATGAATATGCACGTAGCTGCAAGTACAAAGATAAAGAAGTTGGAACTGTTAATTCCTTTGTAAAGAAGCAGTGCAGTAAGTTTGGGAAAACTTTGGATATAAGCAGaaataacatatttttcctTCACTCAAGATTTTTAAATCTTGGAGATCTGAGATGCCTTAATCTATCTGGAAATGCAATGAGCCAAAGTCTGAATGGCTCTGAATTTATTCATCTAACTAAATTGCAGTATCTCGACTTCTCATCAAATCGTTTGGACATGCTCTATTCATCCGCATTTCAAGAACTGAGAAATCTAGTCATCTTGGACATAAGTAACAATAACCATTATTTTGAGTCTGAGGGCTTGACTCACATGCTTAATTTCACTAGAAATTTAACAAATCTTAAGATATTGATGATGAACCATAATAAGATCTCTACTTCGACTaacacagagatggagagtCTTTCTCTGGAGAGATTAGAGTTCAGAGATAACCGCTTAGATATGCTGTGGAGAGACGGTGACACCAGATATATTAATTATTTCAAAAAATTAGTTAATCTGAGTGTCCTAGATATTTCTCAAAATAACCTCAACTTCATTGATGAGCCGGTGTTCAGTGGTCTGCCAGACAAACTATCTGAGCTCTACATCAGAGACAATAAACTTAAGTCTTTTGCTTGGGGGAAACTACAAATTCTACAGTCTTTGCAAGTCTTAGATCTAAGTGGTAATAGCCTAACTACAGTTCCACGTGTGCTTTCTAACTGTACAACATCTATCAAGAAACTCATCTTACATAAAAACCAAATTGTAAGACTTTCCCCAGATTTCCTAAAGGATGCCTACCATTTAAAATATCTAGATATTAGTTTCAATCACATTCAATACATCAAAAAGTCTAGTTTTCCAGAGGATGTTACTAATAGAATGGACATGCTGCTCttacacaaaaacagatttatgtgcACTTGTAATGCCACTTGGTTTGTCGGATGGCTCAACAGGACCACAGTTACCATCCCTAGACTGGCCACAGAAGTGACCTGTTCCGCCCCAGGGGCTCAAAGAGGTCATGCTGTTATCTCAGTCGACGTGCTGGCCTGCCAATACAACTTCCTGTCAATTGTCCTCTATACCCTGATGACTTCCCTAGTCCTCAGCTTCCTCACCCTATCCATCTCCAGCCACCTCTTCCTCTGGGACGTCTGGTACATCTACCATTTCTGCATGGCAAAGCTCAAAGGCTACAGACGCCTGTCCTCCCAGAGTGCTGCCTATGATGCCTTTGTGGTTTATGATAAGATGGATCCGGCGGTATCAGAGTGGGTGATGAAGGAATTGTGTGTTCATCTGGAGAACCACGGAGACCACCGCGTAACGTTGTGTCTGGAAGAACGAGACTGGATCCCTGGATCCCCCCTGATCGAAAACCTCTTGCAGAGCATCCAACAGAGCAAGAGGACCATGTTCATTCTCACCAACAACTACATAAAAAGTGGCAGCTTCAAGACAGCATTCTACATAGCCCACCAGAGGCTaatggatgaaaaaaatgatgtcattGTCTTGATCTTCTTAGAGAGAGTGCCTTGCCATTCAAAGTACCTGAGATTACGGAAGAGACTGTATAAGCGATCTGTGCTGGAGTGGCCAAAAAATCCTAAGGCCCAGCCATACTTTTGGTTCAGCCTGAGAAACGTACTGGCAATAGAGAGTCACAAACAATATAGTAATCTCTTCAAGGAGACACTCTAA
- the LOC115379635 gene encoding toll-like receptor 7 isoform X2 yields MLIHLVCVALLSLWFTISPASRTYPKTLPCDVSDTRNGSTVKVDCTERSLKEIPRGIPGDTTNLTLTINHISHLNSTSFQGLENLTEIDMRCNCVPVKIGPKDHICTKGVEITENTFTSLKNLRALYLDGNQLNSIPKGLPSNLILLSLEVNHIYYISKENLSEIRNVEILYLGQNCYYRNPCNVSYEIEAGAFSQFDNLTLLSVKSNNLSYIPPHLPTSLKELYLYNNKISEVTEKDFQNLTNLEILDISGNCPRCYNAPYPCIPCPHNSELKIHMAAFKMLTKLRILRMHSNSLIDVHREWFNSFKELKVLDLSSNFLANKIAVTKFPRALPKLEELDLSFNYELQRYPTTLKLSSYFNHLKSLKILRIRGFVFQQLTSQSIQPLTSLPNLEVVDLGTNFIKMTNLSILMELKSFKIINLSDNKISSPSEGQQFVGFSGEEPLRGSPLSGLEQYQGSEVKEIHYFRYDEYARSCKYKDKEVGTVNSFVKKQCSKFGKTLDISRNNIFFLHSRFLNLGDLRCLNLSGNAMSQSLNGSEFIHLTKLQYLDFSSNRLDMLYSSAFQELRNLVILDISNNNHYFESEGLTHMLNFTRNLTNLKILMMNHNKISTSTNTEMESLSLERLEFRDNRLDMLWRDGDTRYINYFKKLVNLSVLDISQNNLNFIDEPVFSGLPDKLSELYIRDNKLKSFAWGKLQILQSLQVLDLSGNSLTTVPRVLSNCTTSIKKLILHKNQIVRLSPDFLKDAYHLKYLDISFNHIQYIKKSSFPEDVTNRMDMLLLHKNRFMCTCNATWFVGWLNRTTVTIPRLATEVTCSAPGAQRGHAVISVDVLACQYNFLSIVLYTLMTSLVLSFLTLSISSHLFLWDVWYIYHFCMAKLKGYRRLSSQSAAYDAFVVYDKMDPAVSEWVMKELCVHLENHGDHRVTLCLEERDWIPGSPLIENLLQSIQQSKRTMFILTNNYIKSGSFKTAFYIAHQRLMDEKNDVIVLIFLERVPCHSKYLRLRKRLYKRSVLEWPKNPKAQPYFWFSLRNVLAIESHKQYSNLFKETL; encoded by the exons ATGCTCATCCACCTG gtgtgtgtggcacTGCTGAGCCTGTGGTTCACCATATCGCCAGCTAGTAGGACGTACCCAAAAACCCTACCATGTGATGTTAGTGACACAAGAAATGGGAGTACTGTGAAAGTGGACTGCACTGAAAGAAGCCTCAAGGAAATACCGAGGGGCATCCCAGGAGACACTACCAATCTGACGCTTACCATCAACCATATTTCTCATTTAAACTCCACCTCCTTCCAAGGTCTGGAGAACCTTACTGAGATTGACATGAGGTGCAACTGTGTGCCCGTCAAAATTGGCCCCAAGGATCATATATGTACCAAGGGTGTGGAAATTACGGAAAATACCTTTACCAGCTTGAAGAATCTGCGAGCACTGTATCTGGACGGCAATCAGCTCAACAGCATACCAAAAGGCCTGCCTTCAAATCTGATCCTGCTCAGCTTGGAAGTGAAtcacatttattacatttccaAGGAAAACCTCTCTGAGATCAGAAATGTTGAGATCCTTTACCTCGGTCAAAATTGCTATTATCGTAACCCATGCAATGTATCCTATGAAATAGAGGCAGGTGCATTTTCACAGTTTGACAATTTGACATTACTATCCGTTAAGTCAAATAACTTATCCTACATACCACCCCACTTACCCACAAGTTTGAAAGAGCTGTATCTCTATAACAATAAAATTTCAGAAGTCACTGAAAAGGATTTCCAAAACCTAACCAACTTGGAAATTCTAGATATCAGTGGAAACTGTCCCCGTTGTTACAATGCCCCATATCCTTGTATCCCATGCCCACACAATTCAGAGCTTAAAATCCACATGGcagcttttaaaatgttgacaaaACTGAGGATACTACGCATGCACAGTAACTCTTTGATAGATGTACACCGTGAATGGTTTAACAGCTTCAAAGAGCTAAAGGTACTTGATCTCTCATCAAATTTTTTAGCAAACAAGATAGCAGTCACTAAGTTCCCAAGAGCTCTGCCCAAACTGGAAGAATTGGACCTTTCATTTAACTATGAGCTTCAGAGATATCCTACAACACTGAAATTGAGCTCCTACTTCAACCACCTCAAATCCCTTAAAATTCTCAGAATAAGAGGTTTTGTGTTCCAGCAACTAACCTCACAGAGCATCCAACCCTTGACCTCCCTACCAAACCTGGAGGTTGTAGACTTGGGTACaaactttattaaaatgacCAACCTCAGTATTCTGATGGAACTGAAAAGCTTCAAAATAATCAATCTGTCAGACAACAAAATATCTTCCCCCTCTGAAGGGCAACAGTTTGTTGGCTTCTCTGGTGAAGAGCCCTTGCGTGGTTCTCCGTTGTCTGGCCTTGAACAGTACCAAGGTAGTGAAGTGAAAGAAATTCATTATTTTAGATATGATGAATATGCACGTAGCTGCAAGTACAAAGATAAAGAAGTTGGAACTGTTAATTCCTTTGTAAAGAAGCAGTGCAGTAAGTTTGGGAAAACTTTGGATATAAGCAGaaataacatatttttcctTCACTCAAGATTTTTAAATCTTGGAGATCTGAGATGCCTTAATCTATCTGGAAATGCAATGAGCCAAAGTCTGAATGGCTCTGAATTTATTCATCTAACTAAATTGCAGTATCTCGACTTCTCATCAAATCGTTTGGACATGCTCTATTCATCCGCATTTCAAGAACTGAGAAATCTAGTCATCTTGGACATAAGTAACAATAACCATTATTTTGAGTCTGAGGGCTTGACTCACATGCTTAATTTCACTAGAAATTTAACAAATCTTAAGATATTGATGATGAACCATAATAAGATCTCTACTTCGACTaacacagagatggagagtCTTTCTCTGGAGAGATTAGAGTTCAGAGATAACCGCTTAGATATGCTGTGGAGAGACGGTGACACCAGATATATTAATTATTTCAAAAAATTAGTTAATCTGAGTGTCCTAGATATTTCTCAAAATAACCTCAACTTCATTGATGAGCCGGTGTTCAGTGGTCTGCCAGACAAACTATCTGAGCTCTACATCAGAGACAATAAACTTAAGTCTTTTGCTTGGGGGAAACTACAAATTCTACAGTCTTTGCAAGTCTTAGATCTAAGTGGTAATAGCCTAACTACAGTTCCACGTGTGCTTTCTAACTGTACAACATCTATCAAGAAACTCATCTTACATAAAAACCAAATTGTAAGACTTTCCCCAGATTTCCTAAAGGATGCCTACCATTTAAAATATCTAGATATTAGTTTCAATCACATTCAATACATCAAAAAGTCTAGTTTTCCAGAGGATGTTACTAATAGAATGGACATGCTGCTCttacacaaaaacagatttatgtgcACTTGTAATGCCACTTGGTTTGTCGGATGGCTCAACAGGACCACAGTTACCATCCCTAGACTGGCCACAGAAGTGACCTGTTCCGCCCCAGGGGCTCAAAGAGGTCATGCTGTTATCTCAGTCGACGTGCTGGCCTGCCAATACAACTTCCTGTCAATTGTCCTCTATACCCTGATGACTTCCCTAGTCCTCAGCTTCCTCACCCTATCCATCTCCAGCCACCTCTTCCTCTGGGACGTCTGGTACATCTACCATTTCTGCATGGCAAAGCTCAAAGGCTACAGACGCCTGTCCTCCCAGAGTGCTGCCTATGATGCCTTTGTGGTTTATGATAAGATGGATCCGGCGGTATCAGAGTGGGTGATGAAGGAATTGTGTGTTCATCTGGAGAACCACGGAGACCACCGCGTAACGTTGTGTCTGGAAGAACGAGACTGGATCCCTGGATCCCCCCTGATCGAAAACCTCTTGCAGAGCATCCAACAGAGCAAGAGGACCATGTTCATTCTCACCAACAACTACATAAAAAGTGGCAGCTTCAAGACAGCATTCTACATAGCCCACCAGAGGCTaatggatgaaaaaaatgatgtcattGTCTTGATCTTCTTAGAGAGAGTGCCTTGCCATTCAAAGTACCTGAGATTACGGAAGAGACTGTATAAGCGATCTGTGCTGGAGTGGCCAAAAAATCCTAAGGCCCAGCCATACTTTTGGTTCAGCCTGAGAAACGTACTGGCAATAGAGAGTCACAAACAATATAGTAATCTCTTCAAGGAGACACTCTAA
- the tlr8a gene encoding toll-like receptor 8: MSPQFPCDVKANNDSEVIFDCRGRRLHGVPKGITSNATELNLSENYIQNISADAFSHLVNLTWLSLNKNHGLKSIAEDAFKNLTKLRILELNNNKILSLDKRNFMDVMNVTELRMSKNCYFWNPCGKYVIINSDSFSVLTRLRVLELSFNNLTQVPKGLPTSLETLELKSNRIQNIFEYDFHGLPNLKTLKLQGNCPRCGNAPYPCVPCPNISLSIHPRAFANLTQLESLHLGGNSLKIIETTWFEGLVNLRNLFLSFNLLKNAIVGEVKFLSYLTRLEKLDLSFNFGEKTYPQTINLSGNFSKLVSLRTLHLEALVFQEITSDTLKPLYELKNLSSLNLGTNFIVHSNSTIFRKFSHLKMIYLAENRLYPIPVNSTPRPHQGCNLKSDLSISPFIKPHPKDFSYELSHSLVKQECFDSGRVLILSSNNLFFISPMQFDGYGDIACLNLSRNGFSAALNGTEFSSLPNLLYLDLSFNKIDLAYDYAFKELKKLEVLDLSYNNHYFKAYGITHNLNFLKNLPVLRVLNMSYNSISTLTTKKMWSKSLSELQFSRNNLGTLWKQRDGSYDRLFTNLVNLTILDISFNHIKHISTRVYENLPHSLTILRLRHNLLRDFDWCQLAKFNKLKILDLSSNSLSHVPEIISNFTHTLTTLDLSHNNIFHLSNGLLNGAKSLKTLYLSFNKLTTINQSTLTNNHIETIFLQHNPFHCTCDLLDFIVWIGDNSNHVTIPRLTTQVTCDTPENRRGDIMIFFDINECVNDSIAFKIFIFSSSLIIITMFMATVAHLFYWDASYVLYYLRAKLKGYHSLHSSENVYEAFVTYDTRDLQVSEWVMEHLRVKLEEDEEKHLPLCLEERDWPPGVPLIDNLTQSIQYSRKTLFVLTEAYVKTGTFRLAMYLAHQRLLEENVDVIVLLMLEPVLQHSHFLRLRRRLCGKTVVEWPRTAAAEPWFWQNLKNVILVDNQVMYSKIYSKYFASK; encoded by the exons ATGTCACCACAGTTTCCATGTGATGTCAAAGCCAATAACGACTCTGAGGTCATATTTGACTGTAGAGGGCGACGTCTCCATGGAGTGCCTAAAGGGATAACAAGTAATGCAACTGAGCTGAACttatcagaaaattacattcAGAATATATCGGCTGATGCATTTTCTCATCTGGTTAATCTGACTTGGCTCAGTCTCAACAAGAATCATGGGCTGAAATCTATCGCTGAGGATGCTttcaaaaatctgacaaaactGC GAATACTTGAGCTAAACAATAACAAGATTCTGTCATTGGATAAAAGGAACTTTATGGATGTAATGAACGTGACCGAACTGCGGATGTCCAAAAATTGCTATTTCTGGAATCCTTGTGGGAAATACGTAATTATTAACAGTGACAGTTTTTCAGTTCTGACCCGACTGCGAGTTCTGGAGTTGTCCTTTAACAATTTAACTCAAGTTCCAAAAGGATTACCCACATCACTGGAAACATTAGAGCTTAAATCTAACAGAatccaaaacatttttgagTATGATTTCCATGGGCTACCAAACTTAAAAACACTTAAACTGCAGGGGAACTGTCCAAGATGTGGAAATGCTCCATATCCCTGTGTTCCTTGCCCTAACATTTCTCTTAGCATCCATCCTCGTGCATTTGCCAATCTCACACAGCTGGAGTCGCTGCATTTAGGAGGGAACTCACTGAAAATTATTGAGACCACTTGGTTTGAGGGTCTGGTCAATCTTAGGAATTTGTTCCTCTCATTTAATCtattaaaaaatgcaattgtTGGTGAGGTGAAGTTTTTAAGCTACCTCACAAGACTAGAGAAATTGGATCTGTCATTCAATTTTGGTGAAAAAACGTACCCTCAAACAATAAATCTTTCTGGAAATTTTTCAAAGTTAGTGTCACTTAGGACTTTGCATTTAGAGGCTTTGGTCTTCCAAGAAATTACATCAGATACTCTCAAACCACTGTATGAGCTCAAAAATCTGTCTTCACTGAATTTAGGGACTAACTTTATTGTTCATTCTAATTCCACCATATTCAGAAAATTCTCCCACCTCAAAATGATATACCTAGCAGAGAATAGACTGTATCCCATTCCAGTGAACAGTACTCCTCGTCCTCACCAAGGCTGCAATCTGAAGTCAGACCTTTCTATTTCACCGTTCATAAAACCCCATCCAAAAGACTTCTCTTACGAGCTATCACACAGCCTTGTCAAACAAGAGTGCTTTGACTCTGGACGTGTGCTCATCCTCAGTTCAAATaatctctttttcatttctccaaTGCAGTTTGATGGCTATGGGGACATTGCATGTCTCAACCTGTCAAGAAATGGATTTTCAGCAGCGCTTAATGGAACAGAATTCTCATCACTGCCTAATTTGTTATACTTGGACCTTTCATTCAACAAGATTGATCTGGCTTATGATTATGCCTTCAAGGAATTAAAGAAACTAGAAGTACTAGACCTTAGTTACAATAACCACTATTTTAAAGCATATGGCATAACACAtaatttaaactttttaaaaaatctgcctgttttAAGAGTATTAAATATGAGTTACAATTCCATTTCAACATTAACAACTAAAAAGATGTGGAGCAAATCATTGAGTGAGCTTCAGTTTTCACGCAATAATCTTGGAACTCTGTGGAAACAAAGGGATGGTTCATATGACAGGCTTTTCACAAATCTTGTTAATTTGACTATTTTAGATATATCCTTCAACCACATCAAGCACATATCTACAAGAGTTTATGAAAATTTGCCACACAGCCTCACCATACTACGCCTACGTCATAATTTACTGAGAGATTTTGACTGGTGTCAACTGGCAAAATTCAATAAGCTTAAGATTCTAGATCTAAGCTCCAATTCCTTATCTCATGTACCAGAAATAATTTCAAACTTCACTCATACTTTGACTACGCTGGATTTGAGTCATAATAATATTTTCCACTTGTCAAATGGACTTTTAAACGGTGCAAAAAGCCTTAAGACACTTTACCTTAGCTTCAACAAATTGACTACTATCAATCAATCTACCTTAACTAACAATCACATTGAAACTATATTCTTGCAGCATAACCCCTTCCATTGTACCTGTGATTTACTAGACTTTATTGTATGGATTGGTGACAATAGCAATCATGTAACGATCCCTAGACTGACCACTCAGGTGACATGTGACACACCAGAAAACAGAAGAGGTGATATCATGATATTCTTTGACATTAATGAGTGTGTAAATGACAGTATTGCATTTAAAATCTTCATTTTCTCAAGTtcccttattattattactatgttTATGGCAACAGTAGCTCACTTATTTTACTGGGATGCTTCCTATGTCTTGTACTACCTGAGGGCTAAACTGAAGGGCTATCATTCGTTGCACTCATCAGAAAATGTTTATGAAGCTTTTGTAACTTATGACACCAGAGACCTACAGGTCTCAGAGTGGGTGATGGAGCACCTGCGGGTGAAactggaggaggatgaagagaagCATCTGCCTCTGTGCCTGGAGGAGAGGGACTGGCCCCCTGGAGTCCCACTGATAGACAACCTCACTCAGAGCATTCAATACAGCCGCAAGACCCTGTTTGTCTTAACAGAGGCCTATGTTAAGACCGGGACTTTCAGGCTAGCAATGTACCTGGCCCACCAAAGACTTCTGGAGGAGAATGTGGATGTGATTGTGTTGTTGATGCTTGAGCCAGTGCTCCAGCACTCACACTTCCTGCGCCTGAGGAGGAGGCTGTGTGGGAAAACTGTTGTCGAGTGGCCCagaacagcagctgcagagccCTGGTTCTGGCAAAATCTGAAGAATGTTATCCTAGTAGACAACCAAGTGATGTACTCAAAGATCTACTCAAAATACTTTGCCAGCAAGTAA
- the tmsb4x gene encoding thymosin beta-4, which yields MGDKPDVSEVESFDKSKLKKTETQEKNTLPTKETIEQEKSA from the exons ATGGGTGACAAACCTGACGTTTCGGAAGTGGAGAGCTTTGACAAGTCCAAGTTGAAGAAGACTGAGACGCAAGAGAAAAACACCTTGCCCACCAAAGAGA caatTGAACAGGAGAAGTCTGCATAA